The Lysinibacillus irui sequence TCTGAAGTGGAATTTCTAAATCATTTTTATGTAGCTCCATTCTTTCTAAATGAAGTACAAGCTGTCCTTGCTTAATTGTCCGCTCCTCTTGCCTTGCTGCATACTCACCATATGTACGGCGTAGATGACTGCGAATTTTAGCTAAAACAATCTCATAGTTGAACGGCTTTGTAATGAAATCGTCTCCCCCATTTTCAAGTGCGAAAATTTGGTCCATTTCTCCTGAGCGAGCAGAAATAAAAATAATTGGGCACGTTGTATGCTGGCGTAGCTGACGACACCAATAGTAGCCATCATAGGCTGGTAAATTTATATCAAGCAGCACCATATGTGGATTAAATGCTGTAAATTCTTCAATAAGATGATCAAATTCTTGAATTGTTGCAACTTCGTATTGATATTTTCTAAGCGTTTCCGCTAGTAACGATGCAATTTTAATATCATCTTCGACTATGAATATTCGATGCTTTTCCATATCAACACTCCTTTCTTTCTATATTGTATCAAAAAAAGGTTCGACGACATAATTGTCAGCGAACCTTTAGGCTAAAATAGTACACGAAACCGAATTTTCCTTAATAAATTAATTGTAAAAAGTCCTCAGTTGAAATTCCACCAAAATATGTAGGAATATCAATGTCTGCTAATACATTAGCAATGGCCGCTCGATCATAGTTTGTCCCAATTAGGCGCTGCTCTATATCAGCCATATCACCTACACCAAAGAAATCACCAAAAATATGTGCTTCTTCAATTACTCCATGGTTCACTTCTAGGCGGATGTCAATACCACCTGTTGGGAAACGATGTGTTTTTTGAATGTTAAAGCGCGGTGATTTCCCAAAGTTCCATTCCCATGTTTGATAACGCTCTGCTGATAGCTTGTGAATATTTGCCCAATCTTCCTCTGTTAACTCATAATAACGAATATTTTCTTCTCCACCGAAAATGGATTTCAAAATCTCAAGGCGAAACTCTTCTATCGTCATGTTCTCCTTTAAAAACTCTGTAATGTTTGCTACTCGGGAACGTATAGATTTAATACCTTTCGATTCAATCTTATCCTTTTTGACTTTTAATGCAGAGACAACCGCATCAATTTCTGTATCGAACATCAATGTGCCGTGGCTGAACATACGCCCTCTTGTAGAAAACTGAGCATTTCCAGAAACTTTACGCCCCTCTGCAAGAATGTCATTGCGTCCTGAAAGCTCTGCATTGACACCCATTTTTGCTAGAGCATCTACCACTGGCTGTGTGAATTTTTTATAATTCATAAAACTATTGCCATCATCATTTGTAATAAAGCTGAAGTTAAGATTCCCTAAATCATGATAAACAGCTCCTCCCCCTGATAAACGGCGCACTACAATAATGCCATTGTCCTCTACATAGTCTGTATTGATTTCCTCAATTGTATTTTGGTTTTTCCCGATGATGATGGACGGTTGATTGATGTAAAAAAGAAGCACAGGCTCTTTCTCAACGTCCATTGTTTTTAACAAATACTCCTCAATAGCAAGATTAATACGTGGATCATGGATCCCTTTATTATCAACGAAAATCATAGTTTACGTTTCCTCCTTCACAAAATATCCATTTTAATTTTAACGTAAATTAGGCATTTTGTGTTGACGAAACGCATCTGTTATAATACACTAGAAAATATAGAAACAGTAATAGTACAGATGAACTTAAAGGAGGAGTCCACAATGTTAGAAAACGTAGTTGAATTTTTCAAGAATTTACCTGCAAAGCAATGTACTGAGTGCGGTGAAAAGATGGAAGAACAAAGCGAATGCTACAGCAACACTTGTGAAAAATGTAACCACCTATAAGCATTTGCCTATTCTGTAATTGTCATATACGTGCCCCACACGTAGCAATATTGACACCCTTCATCATATTTTGATGAACCCTTAATTAAATCTCTTACACTTACAAAACACCAGCTGATACGCTCATATCAGCTGGTGTTTTATGTTGTCGATAAGATTCATTGACAATCCTTTAACATGAACAAAAAGCACTCACCAACTTTGGTGAGTGCTTTATGAATTAGTTTTCTTCTGCTACTTTAGAGTAACGTTTATTGTGAAGTAGCATGAAGTAACCGAAAGTGATTGCTAAGAATGCTACTAAGAATCCAGCTAGAACACCATAGTTTTGCATTAAGAATGATGTATCGCCAGTAGAAATGCTTGATTTAAATGCTTGAACCGTATATGTCATCGGTAATAGCTTGTTAAATACTTGTAATGGTGATGGGATTAATTCTAGTGGGAACGTACCTGCACTTGTTGTTAATTGTAAAATTAACACGACAATTGCCATGAAACGTCCAGGGTCACCAAAAATTGAAACTAGCATTTGAATTAAAGCTAAGAATACATAGCTAGTTAATAATGCTGTTACGATAAAGTAGCCCATATTATTCACTTCAAGTCCTAGACCCCATTTAACAATAACTACCGTTAACAATGTTTGTATTAAACCTACAACTGCTAATACAGTTACTTTACTTGTAAACCAAGTTGCTCCATTTTTTGGGCGAATTGCTGGTTCAACAAGTGGGAACACAATCGAAATTAATAATGCTCCTACGAATAAGCCAAGAGAAATGAAGTATGGTGCGAAACCTGTACCATAGTTAGGAACATGGTTAACAGATTCTTTTTCAACTTCAACTGGACTACCTACCATATCATAAGTGTCTTGATTTGCTTTTACTTCATTTGCTTTTTCACTTGCTTCACCTAATTTGCCAGATAAAGTAGATGTACCATCTGCTAATTCAGTAGAACCATCTGCAAGTGTTGCTGAACCCTGTGCTAGCTCACCAGATTTTGACGCAAGTGTAGAAGTACCTTGATTTAATGTTGTTGTACCACTCGCTAATTCATTTAATCCTGATGCTAACGTTTTTGAACCTGTTACAGCCGTATTCACACCAGCGTGTAATTCACCTAATTTTGCCGCTAATGTCGCATTACCTGCTTGTAAGCCTTTGGCACCTTCCATTAAAGCACTGCTTTTCGCTGTTAATGCATTAGCCCCTGCTAATACTTCTGCTTGACCTGCTGCAATTTGACTTGCACCAGAGCTTACTTGATTAGCACCCGCTTGAAGTTTTTCTGTTCCAGCAGATAATGATGATAAACCATTATGCACACTAGCACTTCCTGCTTGTAGTTCTGTTAATGTTTGTTTTAATACAGCTGCTTGCTCTTCAGGCATTGAAGCCATCATACCTTGTAATTGATTTGCTAGAGCTGTAATACCTTCTTCAACTTTTGCAGAACCAGCTGTAAGTTGATTTGCTGCACCGTTTAAGGCACCTGCATTTTCAGCAATAGATGCTGCCCCTGCACTAATTTGTTGTTGTTTGTCGTTTAAAGTATTTAAACCTGCACCAACTTTTGCAACACCTTGTGTGTATTGCGATAACCCTTGTTCTAGACTAGAAGCACCATTTGCCGCTTGCTGTGCACCTTGTTGTAATTGAACAGTACCATCTTGTAGTTTGACTAAACCACTAGATAAATCATTCGCACCTTTTGCAGCATCTCCAGCACCTTTTGTTAGTTTATCTGTTCCATTAGATAATTCAACTGTACTTGATGCCAATTGCTCTAAGTACCCTTTTAAATCTTTTGCACCATTTGCTACTTTTTGTGCACCCTCATCTAGCTTATGGGAGCCATCTGCCGCCTCTGTAAAGCCATCTCCAAGTGTTGCAATAGAGTCAAATAATTTTTCAGCATAAGTCGCTGATACTTGTGCATTTACTTCTGCCCGTACACGATCCATGGCTGTTTCACCAATTTGAGCACCAAGGAAGTTTAGTCCCTCGTTTGGAATGTAATTCATCACTAATTTTGATGGTTTGTCATCTAATAGCGTTGTAGCATGTTCAGAGAAATTTGTTGGAATTTCTAGAATCATATAATAATCACGACCATTTAAACCTTTTTCAGCCTCATCCTTTGAAACTTCTATAAAGTTAAATTGTTCGCTATCCATCAACTTATCGACTAAGGTGTTCCCTAAATCTAATTTAACGCCATCCATCTCAGCACCAGTATCTTCATTTACAACAGCTACTGGTAGATTAGGCAGCCCTGCATAAGGATCCCAAAACGCCCATAAAAACATACCTGCATACATTACTGGGATAAAGAGCACAGCAATGATTGAGACAAGCATTTTTCTCGTTTTAAAGATCTTCAGCCATTCAGCTTTAATCATATAATATCCTCACTCCTAAACTATTTGACCGAAAACGTCATTTGGTCATTTTCATTCAAAAAAAATAATCAACCTCAACAATTTTGCAAAACTTACTGGATTCAATATTTCTTTATCTGTTAATAATCGAATCAATTTACAATTAAGCCTCGAAAAATGGTTTCCTTAAAAAGATTAAGAATCTTCTCTTCAGGAATCACATCACCGTGTAACTCATGCCAATCGACAACAAAAGCAAGATATGCCTTTAACAATAAGTAACTAACAAGCTCTGCGTCACATTCTCTAATTTCACCTTTATTAATACGTCTTTGTATTAACTCTGCAACATACGATAAAATTTCTGTCTCTATCTGTAGTAGCACCTGTTTAACAGCTGGTGTTCGTAATTCTTTTTCTTCTTCGATAAGCTTTGCAAATAAAAGATGTTTTTCACGGAACTGTAGCATTTTCATTAAAGCATTATGCGCATTATCCATAAAGCTTGCTGATGCATCCAACACTGCATCCGCTTCCGCCTTCATTTCACGTACAAGTGACATTGCAATCTCTTGAAATAAAATTTCTTTATTTGCAAAGAATGTATAAATCGTACCTTTACCGACATTGGCAATTTTCGCCACTTGCTCCATCGTCGTAGCCTTGTAGCCAAACAATGTAAAAGATTTTGCAGCTGCTTCAATAATTTCCTGCCTACGATCCATTAGTAACATCCTTTCTTGTTGGGTTATGTACATCTAACGTACACTTCATAAAAATGACCAGAAAACCATTTCGGTCATCTGGTCATTATCATATTCCTATTTTATAAAAAAAGCAAGCGTTTAATGATGATTTTTTTCATCTTTTTTTTCGTCTTCATGTTCTGTATTATCTGACGAATTATTACTATGATTCATCATGTTATTATCCATGCTGTTATTGGATTTTTCATCCTCTGGTAAAACCTGTGTCATATCAGGGCTTCCAGCAATAATTTGTTGCTTTGGCATATTATGAACACCGTTTGCTGTAGTATGTGCATACATATAGTAAACACCGTCATGATCAAATGTTGTCGATGCTTTATAAACACCATCTTTTTCTAATTTCCCATTAATCATTTGTCCTTCATCACGTTTCCCTGATTCCCAAACCTCAAACTCTACCACAGCATCATCAACATTTTGCCCACCTTGTTCTACATGTGCTGCCAGCTCAATTGTTTCATTAAGCGATACTTCTTTTGGTGTTAAAATTTCTACATCTGGAATTTGCGGCACTTCTGGTTCTGGTAAAGCCTCTTTTTTTTCTCCACATCCTACTAATAATGTAGGTACTGCAATTAGTGCGAATAACCATCTTTTCATCTTTTAATCCTCCATTAATGGCAACTGTATCTTAACAGTTGTGCCTTTTTCTACAACACTTTCAATTTCTAACGATCCCTGTAACTGCTTTAGTAGCTGTTCAACAATGGATAATCCTAATCCACTACCACCGTCTGCACGACTCCTTGCTTTGTTAACTCGATAAAATCGCTCTGTGACATGTGCTAAATCCTCGGACGGGATACCGATACCATAATCCTTAATGGTAATGAGTGCACTCCCCGTCTTTTCAACAGCAACAATTTCCACAATAGAATTTTCATGTGAGTAATTAATCGCATTTTCAATAATGTTAATAAAAATTTGCTTTAGCTTTACTTCATCAGCTTCAATAATTAGCGCATCATCTACATCCACATGTAATGTTATGTTCTTTTTATCTGCTTGATGTGTTAGTATTTTTTGAACTTCCCTTAAAGTCTCACCAAGCGGAATAGGATATAAAGCAATGTCGGTTTGTTCATTTTCTGTTCTTGCTAGTTGAAGTAATTCGTTTGTTAACCTCTCCATTCGATTCGCCTCACGGACAATCAACTGAATAGTTTCTTCTTTTTGGCTTTCTGTAATAATGCCATTTTGCATAGCTTCACTATAGCCTTTAACATAGCTTATTGGTGTCCGTAATTCATGCGAAACTGTTGCCAGAAATGTTTTTTGGGCTTCATCCTCTAGCTGAATCGACTCTGCCA is a genomic window containing:
- the yhfH gene encoding protein YhfH codes for the protein MLENVVEFFKNLPAKQCTECGEKMEEQSECYSNTCEKCNHL
- a CDS encoding lipoate--protein ligase; translation: MIFVDNKGIHDPRINLAIEEYLLKTMDVEKEPVLLFYINQPSIIIGKNQNTIEEINTDYVEDNGIIVVRRLSGGGAVYHDLGNLNFSFITNDDGNSFMNYKKFTQPVVDALAKMGVNAELSGRNDILAEGRKVSGNAQFSTRGRMFSHGTLMFDTEIDAVVSALKVKKDKIESKGIKSIRSRVANITEFLKENMTIEEFRLEILKSIFGGEENIRYYELTEEDWANIHKLSAERYQTWEWNFGKSPRFNIQKTHRFPTGGIDIRLEVNHGVIEEAHIFGDFFGVGDMADIEQRLIGTNYDRAAIANVLADIDIPTYFGGISTEDFLQLIY
- a CDS encoding YhgE/Pip domain-containing protein, whose protein sequence is MIKAEWLKIFKTRKMLVSIIAVLFIPVMYAGMFLWAFWDPYAGLPNLPVAVVNEDTGAEMDGVKLDLGNTLVDKLMDSEQFNFIEVSKDEAEKGLNGRDYYMILEIPTNFSEHATTLLDDKPSKLVMNYIPNEGLNFLGAQIGETAMDRVRAEVNAQVSATYAEKLFDSIATLGDGFTEAADGSHKLDEGAQKVANGAKDLKGYLEQLASSTVELSNGTDKLTKGAGDAAKGANDLSSGLVKLQDGTVQLQQGAQQAANGASSLEQGLSQYTQGVAKVGAGLNTLNDKQQQISAGAASIAENAGALNGAANQLTAGSAKVEEGITALANQLQGMMASMPEEQAAVLKQTLTELQAGSASVHNGLSSLSAGTEKLQAGANQVSSGASQIAAGQAEVLAGANALTAKSSALMEGAKGLQAGNATLAAKLGELHAGVNTAVTGSKTLASGLNELASGTTTLNQGTSTLASKSGELAQGSATLADGSTELADGTSTLSGKLGEASEKANEVKANQDTYDMVGSPVEVEKESVNHVPNYGTGFAPYFISLGLFVGALLISIVFPLVEPAIRPKNGATWFTSKVTVLAVVGLIQTLLTVVIVKWGLGLEVNNMGYFIVTALLTSYVFLALIQMLVSIFGDPGRFMAIVVLILQLTTSAGTFPLELIPSPLQVFNKLLPMTYTVQAFKSSISTGDTSFLMQNYGVLAGFLVAFLAITFGYFMLLHNKRYSKVAEEN
- a CDS encoding TetR/AcrR family transcriptional regulator produces the protein MDRRQEIIEAAAKSFTLFGYKATTMEQVAKIANVGKGTIYTFFANKEILFQEIAMSLVREMKAEADAVLDASASFMDNAHNALMKMLQFREKHLLFAKLIEEEKELRTPAVKQVLLQIETEILSYVAELIQRRINKGEIRECDAELVSYLLLKAYLAFVVDWHELHGDVIPEEKILNLFKETIFRGLIVN
- a CDS encoding response regulator transcription factor; this encodes MEKHRIFIVEDDIKIASLLAETLRKYQYEVATIQEFDHLIEEFTAFNPHMVLLDINLPAYDGYYWCRQLRQHTTCPIIFISARSGEMDQIFALENGGDDFITKPFNYEIVLAKIRSHLRRTYGEYAARQEERTIKQGQLVLHLERMELHKNDLEIPLQKKECIILELLMGNAPKVVTREQLLEELWDDQAFVDENTLNVNMTRVRKKLTDYNISSTIETVRGAGYRFILSAGEL
- a CDS encoding sensor histidine kinase, with the translated sequence MKKIATRIWLLIFAFLIITVVFMYVLTNFLYQRLYVQDTEETMVEVGLKLQTMYNNGKVTDEFIADIEQFNDYSNLNIFAVRNPRELSACVPFDIDYETLIGPEERQKLLSGKYVQKIGYEPRFDRQLISVVIPLVDQNRLEGIIYIYFPLAKISELANSGVILLFISAFIFLVVASYLIYKGIRHIMRPLNDLQRAVEQMSHGNYETRVPVNSRDEIGKLSSTFNKMAESIQLEDEAQKTFLATVSHELRTPISYVKGYSEAMQNGIITESQKEETIQLIVREANRMERLTNELLQLARTENEQTDIALYPIPLGETLREVQKILTHQADKKNITLHVDVDDALIIEADEVKLKQIFINIIENAINYSHENSIVEIVAVEKTGSALITIKDYGIGIPSEDLAHVTERFYRVNKARSRADGGSGLGLSIVEQLLKQLQGSLEIESVVEKGTTVKIQLPLMED
- a CDS encoding FixH family protein; its protein translation is MKRWLFALIAVPTLLVGCGEKKEALPEPEVPQIPDVEILTPKEVSLNETIELAAHVEQGGQNVDDAVVEFEVWESGKRDEGQMINGKLEKDGVYKASTTFDHDGVYYMYAHTTANGVHNMPKQQIIAGSPDMTQVLPEDEKSNNSMDNNMMNHSNNSSDNTEHEDEKKDEKNHH